One genomic segment of Erysipelotrichaceae bacterium 66202529 includes these proteins:
- a CDS encoding histidine--tRNA ligase, with amino-acid sequence MNYQVPRGTQDILPEEIGKWHRLEELIRQFTYVYNYQEIRTPIFEHTNVFKRGNDSSDMVNKEMYTFQLENSSTSLTLRPECTAGVARAFVEHKMYGYADLPIKMYYVGPQCRHERPQKGRMRIFNQFGVEVIGAKSPLLDVETIALGWSFISALGLKDMKVLINTLGDDDSRAAYRKALKEHFKNDISHMCADCQRRYEQNPLRILDCKVDHELPIMKNVPKMADYLNEESKAYFKQVLEGLDALGIPYEVDDKLVRGLDYYTHTVFEVVSVNKEMGAQSTVFAGGRYDGLVEYFGGPQGMSGIGWAMGLERLLIALEAEGISLADEEGLDAYVLCLSPEAATTALQVVTELRAAGYRSDMDYLNRSFKAQFKTVDRKKAKVAIMIGETEVQNETVNMKEIETQEKLTVALDAVVDTMDAMFHETEDAHVCTCGEEHCTCNHEE; translated from the coding sequence ATGAACTATCAGGTACCAAGAGGAACACAGGATATTCTGCCGGAGGAAATCGGCAAATGGCATCGTCTGGAGGAGCTGATTCGACAGTTTACATACGTTTATAATTATCAGGAAATCCGTACGCCGATTTTTGAGCATACCAATGTATTCAAAAGAGGAAATGACTCCAGTGATATGGTAAATAAGGAAATGTATACCTTTCAGCTGGAAAACAGCTCTACCTCACTGACGCTGCGTCCGGAATGTACAGCGGGTGTTGCCAGAGCATTTGTAGAGCATAAGATGTACGGCTATGCCGATCTTCCCATAAAAATGTATTATGTCGGGCCGCAGTGCCGTCATGAGCGTCCGCAGAAGGGAAGAATGCGTATTTTTAATCAGTTCGGTGTTGAGGTGATTGGCGCAAAGAGTCCGTTGCTGGATGTGGAAACAATCGCTTTGGGCTGGTCTTTTATTTCCGCGCTGGGCTTAAAGGATATGAAGGTGCTGATCAATACACTGGGGGATGATGATTCGCGCGCAGCATATCGAAAGGCTTTGAAGGAGCATTTTAAAAACGATATCAGTCATATGTGTGCCGATTGTCAGCGCCGTTATGAACAGAATCCTCTGCGTATTCTGGACTGTAAGGTGGATCATGAGCTGCCAATCATGAAGAATGTTCCAAAAATGGCGGATTATCTGAATGAGGAAAGCAAGGCATATTTTAAGCAGGTGCTGGAGGGTCTGGATGCGCTCGGTATTCCATATGAGGTGGATGATAAGCTGGTGCGTGGTTTGGATTACTATACACATACCGTATTTGAGGTTGTATCCGTCAATAAGGAAATGGGCGCACAGTCCACAGTATTTGCAGGTGGGCGCTATGATGGTCTGGTGGAATACTTCGGCGGGCCGCAGGGTATGAGCGGTATTGGCTGGGCTATGGGTCTGGAACGACTGCTGATTGCTTTGGAGGCAGAAGGAATTTCCCTGGCGGATGAGGAGGGTCTGGATGCCTATGTCCTTTGCCTGTCCCCTGAGGCCGCAACAACTGCTTTGCAGGTTGTCACAGAGCTTCGTGCAGCCGGCTATCGTTCGGATATGGATTATCTGAATCGTTCCTTTAAGGCGCAGTTTAAGACGGTTGATCGTAAAAAGGCAAAGGTTGCCATCATGATCGGTGAAACGGAAGTACAAAACGAGACTGTGAATATGAAGGAAATCGAAACACAGGAAAAATTAACAGTGGCACTCGATGCAGTGGTTGATACAATGGATGCCATGTTTCATGAAACAGAGGATGCG
- a CDS encoding YebC/PmpR family DNA-binding transcriptional regulator, with translation MGRHFEVRAASMAKTAAVKAKLYSRYGKEILMAAKAGVPDPDMNASLKKVIERAKANQVPADVIKRAIDKAKGGTNENYSAATYEGFGAGGQATIIIDCLTDNANRTIADLRGCFNKSHAKIGVSGCVSFNYEHVGLISIKFDDEEAMMDALIMAEVDLKDIEVEDGQMTITVEPTELNKAKDAIEELIPEVTFDILEDTMLPNEYVELQGEELMLFQRLVNLLNEVDDVQQVYHNVRNINDSAE, from the coding sequence ATGGGTAGACATTTTGAAGTGCGTGCCGCTTCCATGGCAAAAACTGCAGCGGTAAAAGCAAAACTATATTCCCGTTATGGAAAAGAAATACTGATGGCTGCAAAAGCCGGTGTACCTGACCCTGACATGAATGCTTCTTTGAAAAAAGTAATTGAACGTGCCAAGGCGAACCAGGTTCCTGCGGATGTCATCAAGCGTGCGATTGACAAGGCCAAGGGTGGTACCAATGAAAACTACTCTGCGGCTACATATGAAGGCTTTGGTGCCGGCGGACAGGCAACGATTATCATCGACTGTCTGACAGATAATGCAAACCGTACTATCGCTGATCTGCGTGGATGCTTTAATAAATCTCATGCAAAAATCGGTGTCAGCGGCTGTGTTTCCTTTAACTACGAGCATGTCGGACTGATTTCTATTAAGTTTGATGATGAAGAAGCAATGATGGATGCATTGATCATGGCAGAAGTAGATCTGAAGGACATTGAGGTTGAAGATGGTCAAATGACGATTACGGTTGAGCCAACAGAACTAAACAAGGCAAAGGATGCCATTGAAGAACTGATTCCTGAGGTAACATTCGATATTCTGGAGGATACCATGCTTCCAAACGAATATGTTGAACTGCAAGGGGAAGAGCTGATGCTGTTTCAGCGTCTTGTAAATCTGTTGAATGAGGTTGATGATGTACAGCAGGTATATCACAATGTCCGTAATATCAACGACAGTGCAGAATAG